The following proteins come from a genomic window of Yinghuangia sp. ASG 101:
- a CDS encoding RNA polymerase sigma factor SigF, whose protein sequence is MSALLDTKPGHDEPVPRPRPEVPHRRRPIADLDPFDVIGSDPAPHEPRDGADVRQISAALFTRLAALDPGTADHGDVRDQLIRQNLPLVRYAANRFRHRNEPHEDVVQVGTIGLIKAIDRFDPDRGVQFPSYAMPTIIGEIKRYFRDSGWSLRVPRRVQELWLSLSEAIETLSQAHDRAPTVAEIGAYLKVTPEEVVSCLEATNAYAPSSLDATDGTEERTLADRLGYQDQALEGVEYREALRPLLSRLPDRERTILLMRFFHSMSQSQIATELGISQMHVSRLLSRTLTRLRAELGDC, encoded by the coding sequence ATGTCCGCTCTGCTCGACACCAAGCCCGGTCACGACGAACCAGTGCCTCGCCCCCGCCCCGAGGTCCCGCACCGTCGGCGCCCGATCGCCGACCTGGACCCCTTCGATGTCATCGGGAGCGATCCCGCTCCCCACGAACCACGCGACGGCGCCGACGTACGCCAGATCTCCGCGGCGCTGTTCACCCGCCTCGCCGCACTCGACCCCGGCACCGCCGACCACGGCGACGTCCGCGACCAACTCATCCGCCAGAACCTGCCGCTCGTGCGCTACGCCGCGAACCGTTTCCGGCACCGCAACGAGCCGCACGAAGACGTCGTCCAGGTCGGCACCATCGGCCTCATCAAGGCCATCGACCGCTTCGACCCCGACCGCGGCGTGCAGTTCCCCTCGTACGCGATGCCGACCATCATCGGCGAGATCAAGCGCTACTTCCGCGACAGCGGCTGGTCGCTGCGCGTCCCCCGGCGCGTCCAGGAGCTGTGGCTCTCGCTGTCGGAGGCCATCGAAACCCTCTCCCAGGCGCACGACCGCGCCCCGACCGTCGCCGAGATCGGCGCGTACCTCAAGGTCACCCCCGAGGAGGTCGTCTCCTGCCTGGAGGCCACGAACGCCTACGCGCCCTCGTCCCTGGACGCCACCGACGGCACCGAGGAACGCACCCTCGCCGACCGCCTCGGCTACCAGGACCAGGCCCTCGAAGGCGTCGAGTACCGCGAGGCCCTGCGCCCCCTGCTGTCCCGCCTGCCCGACCGCGAGCGCACCATCCTGCTGATGCGGTTCTTCCACAGCATGTCGCAGTCCCAAATCGCCACGGAACTGGGCATCTCGCAGATGCACGTCTCGCGCCTGCTCTCCCGCACGTTGACCCGACTGCGCGCGGAACTGGGTGACTGCTGA
- a CDS encoding protein phosphatase 2C domain-containing protein has product MPDGFDRRPTTGDRPPAQRTTARRYDDEDADFDAEPYDDPYQDDYAGYDDESEGAGARGPGPARRFASWLGFGTASGPNDEPGLYADRTDDENDLYHGPASVPPPPDTPPPVPRQTQRAGAPADLADDVPAPAADDDPADRDRPRRTRNSSPWEDIMLGSGPPPGTPMSDALPAGTLPPAAPAPRDPAPTGTGPSRGGAVSDWLDPMDPVDPLDPRDPDGTAHEPPPGAPDPGMTAALPLVKRLPDDGAPDDRPAPAAAPDHDQPAHFSDEGPEPRRMLRLLPTPVLADGGGMVVDGGRVGLLTVRAAAVRGGLHAQEGTPRQNSFAAGPDPSGTWTITIVCDGVDGVYAAELAAQVAIRSTYRAVARMVASGPHAEWDWTTTLDTVRTELRTRLTEIGARARSLGRPAPATRLAVLVTSAEPLQDDRVDMAVLGDSTILRLSEGGWRAPLGVRETAPDTSPPALPEHGTEHVRVCRTTWRPSDALVVMTGGYAEALGAGSGGLAARLAEDWRRPPELLRFLADVAEGSHTDDGAVVALWPEP; this is encoded by the coding sequence GTGCCGGACGGTTTCGACAGGCGCCCCACCACCGGCGACCGACCGCCGGCGCAGAGAACGACGGCGCGGCGGTACGACGACGAGGACGCGGACTTCGACGCGGAGCCGTACGACGACCCCTACCAGGACGACTACGCCGGCTACGACGACGAATCCGAAGGCGCCGGCGCCCGGGGACCGGGCCCCGCCCGCCGGTTCGCGAGCTGGCTCGGCTTCGGCACGGCCTCCGGCCCGAACGACGAACCGGGCCTGTACGCCGACCGCACCGACGACGAGAACGACCTCTACCACGGCCCGGCCTCCGTACCCCCGCCACCGGACACACCGCCGCCGGTCCCCCGCCAGACCCAACGCGCCGGAGCACCCGCCGACCTCGCGGACGACGTGCCCGCCCCGGCAGCCGACGACGACCCGGCGGACCGCGACCGGCCCCGGCGCACCCGCAACAGCAGCCCGTGGGAAGACATCATGCTCGGCTCGGGCCCGCCGCCCGGCACCCCGATGTCCGACGCCCTCCCCGCGGGCACACTCCCCCCGGCCGCCCCGGCACCCCGCGACCCCGCACCCACCGGCACGGGGCCGAGCCGCGGCGGCGCGGTCTCCGACTGGCTGGACCCGATGGACCCCGTCGACCCCCTCGACCCGCGCGACCCCGACGGAACCGCGCACGAACCCCCTCCCGGCGCCCCCGACCCCGGAATGACGGCGGCACTCCCCCTCGTGAAGCGACTCCCCGACGACGGCGCCCCCGACGACCGCCCGGCCCCCGCGGCGGCACCGGATCACGACCAGCCCGCGCACTTCTCCGACGAAGGCCCCGAACCCCGGCGCATGCTCCGCCTGTTGCCCACCCCGGTCCTCGCCGACGGCGGCGGCATGGTCGTCGACGGCGGACGCGTCGGGCTCCTGACCGTACGCGCCGCCGCGGTGCGCGGCGGCCTGCACGCCCAAGAGGGCACACCCCGGCAGAACTCCTTCGCCGCGGGCCCCGACCCCAGCGGCACCTGGACGATCACCATCGTCTGCGACGGCGTCGACGGCGTCTACGCCGCCGAGTTGGCCGCGCAGGTCGCGATCCGCAGCACCTACCGGGCCGTCGCGCGCATGGTGGCATCCGGCCCGCACGCGGAATGGGACTGGACCACCACCCTCGACACCGTACGCACCGAGCTGCGCACCCGGCTGACCGAAATCGGCGCCCGGGCACGCTCGTTGGGCCGACCGGCCCCCGCGACCCGGCTCGCGGTCCTCGTCACGTCGGCGGAACCGCTCCAAGACGACCGCGTCGACATGGCGGTACTCGGGGACAGCACCATCCTCCGCCTCTCCGAAGGCGGTTGGCGGGCCCCTCTGGGGGTCCGGGAGACCGCGCCGGACACGTCCCCGCCGGCCCTGCCCGAACACGGGACGGAGCACGTACGGGTCTGCCGCACGACCTGGCGTCCCAGCGACGCCCTCGTGGTGATGACCGGCGGCTACGCGGAAGCTCTCGGCGCCGGCTCGGGCGGCCTGGCCGCCCGCCTCGCCGAGGACTGGCGCCGCCCACCGGAACTGCTCCGCTTCCTGGCGGACGTCGCCGAGGGGAGCCACACCGACGACGGCGCGGTCGTGGCCCTCTGGCCGGAGCCGTAG